The genome window TTATCCTCTATCCACTGATCGATTACCTTTTTCGGAAACAGCCATTTCCCGGTGAGCCTGGTTGCCGGAATTCTGCCGGCACGGATCAGCGCGTAAATCTGTTTCTCGTGGATATTCAAATAACTGGAAAGCTCTTTGGTGCTCATCATCTCTTCCGACATGAAAATCTCCAAAAAATATACGGCTGACTGTCTTTCAATGATTTATTGTTCAAACTCCGCCCAACTGGTCGATGTTTCCCAGACTCTCACCCGCACCAGTCTTACCCCCTTGGCCAGAAAATAGGGCTGCCTCTTTTTTCGGGCGTACTTTTCGAGACCCTCCCGGGCTTGAGCAAATATCATCCCGGCGATCACCTCCGTCGTGGGGTCGGTGTCGTCAAAGCCGATCACCCTGTCGCCGTATGCTTTTTTGAAGGTTTCATACAGCGGATCCTTTGTATTCATGCACATGGCGTGATCGAAAGAATCGAGAAACCCCTTCAGGGCAATCTTCAAAACCGAAAAATCACACACCATGTCGTTTGCATCGAGCTCGTCGGCTTCCAGAATAAGTTCGACCTGGCGGGAATGGCCGTGCGGATACCTGCAGTTGTCATGATGCTTGGTGAGCATATGTCCGCTCTCGATCTCGATGGTCTTGCAAATGCGATAAGTCATAATTATTACGTTCCCCTCTTGTTTCCGTAAAGCCGAATCTGCAATCGGTCGCAGAAACGGAAACCATGCTCCTTGCAGGCCGGAATTATATTTTCGGCAGCCCTTGTCAGGGAGGCTGGCTCGACGCCTTCCGGCATCAGCAGCACCCGCTCCGGCGGAATGTTTCTCCCCAGTTTTTCCAGCAAATCCAGTATTTCATCTATATCCGCAGGTGAACAGACTACGAATTTAAGTTGATAATTATAATGGTCAATCCAGTCTCTGAGCGCATCAGGCTGCAGGCGCTGCGCTTCTTGGCGGATGCGGACGGCCTCCGCAACACCCACGTCCGGCGTCGAGTTGGAAAGTTTGGGGCTCAAAGACGCAAGCGAACAGGCAATTCCGTCCGGGGCACGCGTGGCGGCCGTTTCGATTGTCACATGCCGGCCGCAGGCAACCAGTCGTTTGGTAAGCTCGTGGATGCCTTCGGCCAGCATTGGTTCGCCGCCCGTAATTACGCAGAATCTGGTCGGATAACGACAAACCTCCTGAACGAGACAGTCAATGGTTCGCTCCTCTCCCCGGGCCTGCCCGGCCGCATATGCCGAGTCGCACCAGCGACAGTGAAGATTGCAGCCTGCCGTGCGGATAAAAACGGAAGGCTGGCCGGTCAAAATTCCCTCGCCCTGCAGGGAATAAAAGGTCTCTGAGATGCGCATGGCTTCTTTCGTTAATTGCCGGGTTTGGCGGGAAGCGGCCCCTCGTGGGCATAAACAGTTAAATCCTTAACCCCCGCAATGATGAACGCCTCCCGGCGCTCCACGCAGGTTCCGCAGCGACCGCAATGGATATCTCCCCCCTTGTAGCATGACCAGGTATAAGAAAAGTCCACGCGCAGCTCTTCACCACGTTTTGCGATCTGGGCCTTGTTCATGGCAATGAACGGACGGATCACCTCGATTTGCCTGTAAGTGCCCAGCCGAATCGCCTCCCCCATGGAAGCCATAAACTCCTCCCGGCAGTCCGGATAGATTGCATGGTCCCCCTGGTGCGCGGCAATTACAATCCCCTCGGCCCCGACGCTTTCGGCATATCCCGCCGCAATCGCCATCATGATGCCGTTGCGAAACGGAACCACGGTCTGTTTCATCGTTGCCTCTTCGTAATGCCCCTCGGGAATCTCCCCACCCGAGGTCAGGAGATCGGAAGTAAACAGATCGCCAATGAAATCAAGGGGAATGACGAAATGGGGTATTCGCAGTTTCTGACAGTGAAATGCGGCAAACGTAATCTCCCGGGCGTTGTGTTTCGCGCCATAATCGAAGCTCATACCGCAGATGACGCGATATTTCTTGGAGGCGTCATAGAGCGCTGTTACCGAATCCATTCCCCCGCTTACGAGGATAACAACTTTTTGCTTTTTCATAGTTATGTGTCTGTATTTGTTTCAATATAAATATTAACGCTCTACCGGGGCAGATTCAGCATTTGCGATTTTCAAAATTTCCGGGCGGCAGCAAGAAGCGTTTTCCGGGTCGCTTCACTAAACCAGCAATCGATGAAAAACTCGTTTTTAACCCGAGCGTTTTTTTCGTAATTGTTCTTGATCCCTTCTGTCCGATTCGTTTTTACTGCGGAAAACGCATGAGCATCGAGGGTTGCAAGTCCGGCGATTTTCTCCAGCGCGGCCGCTTTCAACCGCTCCTTCGGATATGTCTCATCGATCAGTCCAATCTCGGCTGCGTCGGTTAAAGAGATGAACTCCCCGCCGTACAGCATTTCGGTTGCCGCCCGATCACCAACGAGCTGACGCAAAATCATATCGGCGAGGTAGGGAACCGGAAGCCCCAGCCTGATTTCATTTAACCCTGTTTTTCTTGCTTCGGAGCAGGCAAACCGGAAATCGCAGACAAGCGCAAGGATGTTTCCGCCGGCAATCGCATGACCGGCCAGGGCGCAGACAGACGGAAAAGGCAGGGTGTATAAAGCAAGCGCAAGGTCATTGAATTTATAAAAGAAATCAGACAATTCCGCTCTGCTCATTGTTATCAGGGCCGGAAGGTCAAAGCCGATGGAGAAAAACTTTTCCCCACCGCACAAAAGCAGGCCACGCGCTTCCTTGCTGCTTTCCTGAATGTTTTTTGACAACTCCTCCACGAGTTCGAGATTTATCGCGTTTGTAACCCCGTTCGTCAAGGTCAGGATCGCGATATTCCCCTGCAGTTCTTTAACTATTTTGGCCACGGCGCCCTCCTGCTGCCTGAATTTTACCTTTCACTCAAAAATGCGTGCATAAATCGCTTATTTATAATGGTTCATCCTTCAGGTAAACCCTCTGAATTTATCTGGCGGTTTAGCATGCCAAGCGGTCAAACCGCAACCGATATTTTCCCTCAAACCACCAGCCCGCCAGCCTGCTTTAGAAAAACACCTCTGCCTGTCGTAAAAATGGTCCCCACTCAAAAACGGGCACAATAATCATCATTTCTTGGAAAAAGGGGTTCATCCGGTTATTGCATAACTTCCTGCTATACGTAACAAAACATTACCCTTTAAAATAATGCTTGATTTCTACTGGAAATAGAGCGTACTCCTTTTTGCAAAGAAGGACGCCGTGAAAAGTGGACAGTTTCCTGAAGTTTCCAATCGAAATGCTTTAAAATACCTGCCAAACTACGGAAGTTAAAAGAGAATATTGATGCCATGATTGACTTCGAATAGGATATTGCCAAAGCCAAAGCGAACATCCGAAAACATCGTGTTGCCTTCAGCGAGGCAACTACCGTTTTAAGGAACAAACTGAGCATTACGATCCACGATCCGGATCACTCTTTTGATTAAGACCGCTATATAACAATTGGGGCATCTATTGCCAACCGGCTTTTGATGGTTCCCCACACAGACAGAGGAGATCGAACCCGTATTATCAGCACAAGGGAACTGACTCGAAAGGAGCGTGAAGCTTATGAAAACTAAATCCATAGACGAAAAAAATGACGAACTTCGTCCCGAATACGATCTTTCATCCCTGCTCAAGGAAGGGGTGCGCGGAAAATACACCAAGCGTTATGAGCAGGGGACAAACCTGGTTTTGCTATCACCTGATGTGGCAAGAGATTTCCCGAATGATGAAGCGGTGAACGAAGCGCTTCGTTTAGTAATACAGCTTAAAAAGATTCCGGGCAGCAGTAAACGCCGGGATGTCAGGCTTGGAGAAAATAAGTCAAATTAAAGGGTGAACGCTCCTCATGAGAGCGGCATGATTCCGTAAATAGGATTGTTTTTTGTTTGGCAGTAAATAAACTCCTACAGGTTTATTATCCCTGTGTCCTCCGGGTTGAAACGTGCAATTTTCGGAAGTCAATTTTTCAAGGGGTCGGGTGCAAGGACAGCTTCCTGAAAGTTTTGACGGGCTTGATTAAACGGAACTGCAAGACAACAAATACAAGTCCACACCACAACGATTTTGATGATTGCATTAACTTCGGTTTGAAAGTTGAGAAAGCACAACAATAAAGCAATTCCACCCTCAAATGCCTTTCGGGTTACTGTTTATTTGAGGCAATTCAGATTAGCGAAAACTGTTGAAAAATTGCAGTTATTGACCTATAGTCGCCTCCATCATGGGAAATATTCCGGGCATTTCCTATGATGGTCTCAAGTAAAGGCGGCACAAATACACGCAAATACAAAGAACCGTCCGACGAAAGTTACAGGTGGCCTTGTCAGGCAATATATTAGGAACAGTCGACAGGAGATTTTTCTGAGAATAGAGGCTAAAATTTTCCTTTACAAATATTTACCTATAGGTTAATAATGATCCTCAAGACGCTCAGCAAAGGTAAATTATATACCCTGTATGCGTTGGATTTGGATTAACGTTGTTTGGTGGTCGAGTTTCTTTCCGTTCTTGATAAGCAGTCAGAAAAACAGATCTTCGCCTTATTCAAACATATTGGTGCATCAGGACCGCCAGTCAATGAAGAAAAGTTTAAGCATCTTGAAGGCAAAATATACGAACTGAAAACGAGGACAGGGGTCCGAATCTTAAGTTTTTTTGGCAAGGGTCAGTCGCTCATTTTAACGCATGGTTTCTCTAAACCATCACAGAAAAAACTCAAGATAGAAATTGGCAAGGCAGCAGAATGGGAAAAAGCGTATCAGCAAAGCCTAAAGATTCAAAGCAAGGAAAAGAGGTAAGCGCCATCATGGATACGGAAAAGTGGTTCAATGAAAAACTGACGGCATTGGAAGATGACCCCGATTTCCGTCTGGAGGAAGTCATTCTCGATTTGACCGAGCAAATCAGTCTAAGGATGAAAGAAAAAAGAATGACACGGGCCAAACTGGCCGAGTTGCTGGGTGTGACCCCGGCTGCCGTCACAAAACTATTGAACGGGAATCCCAATTTTACCCTGAAGACCCTCCTGAAAGTGGCGGATGCCTTGGATTTGAAATTCAACGCCTTTTTCAGCACCGTAAAATCTATCAGCAAGCCGGTGCTCGTTTATCCATTCCGTGAAGCAGTAAAAATACAAAACTCAATTGTTCCAACTGCTAACGATGATATTTATCCGAGTAAGGAACAACCCAAGATTCCGCTCTCTTGGAATAGTGATGATTCAACAACAATCCCCCGATATGGCGGATTTTTAAGCTGTTAAGGAAGGAGATCGAAGATGGCTGCCGGCAGAAAAATGAAAGATATCGTCGTCAATGAGATCAAATATGCCGTAAAAAAAATGGAGGAAGTCTCCAGCATCGAGGAAAAACTGTATTATTTTAGTGCGGTACAAGGGATATTACACCGCGTGTTCAATATCGAATTCAGTCAGGAGTTTCTCTTTGCTCATTTCATTTTCAATGAAGCCTTGAAGGCTTTCCAGCAGAAACTGGCAGCCATGAAGATGGGAGATCTGGTTTTTGTAATCAATGAAGAACAGATCAGCAGACTATCAGAGTTGACGAGGGAATTTCTGATCCAGTTTGAAGCGGGCAAAAGCACTGACGATGTTCTGAAGAGAATGGTTACCTTGTTGTATTCAGTCAACGGGAACGGCAATTATCTCATGGGGAAGGGTTTGTTGAAAATATAGCATCGGTGCATAAGGGTCATAAAATACTGTTCCACTTTTCGTCTTTAGCCTACAGAAACATCTGATCAATCATTTCCACGACCTGGCTTGGCACGACACGAGCCATTATCCGGCCTCCTGACATAAAATCAATTGATCGCTTCGATTCCTACGCAGCGCGCCCTTACGTTGAGGACGCCGTCGGAGATCGAGCGGATTTTGGCATCCTGATTCTGGACAAGGATCCGCAATTGATCCTCGATGTTTTTGGGAGGTTTTGTACTATTTGTCTCCCAGCCCATGCGGCGAAGAAATGACAGGTCGTCGGCAGGCGCAGCGCCTTCAAGAACGAGAGTTTCATACCTTTCCCGCCGGGACCCGTCTTCAAAGTCCATCGTGAACAGGTAGCGCGCCGTCACCTTGGCCGGTGTTCCTTCACACCGAGCCAACAGGACGTCTCCGTTCACGGCTTCGCTTCCGAAGTAATCCACAAGGGCGTCAATGAGAGGATGGCCAAGTCCCAGCAGATCCATGCCCTTTTTCCGCGTGGCGAGCTTGCGGGAAAAGGTTACATTCGTATAGCTGGGGGAGACGTCGGGATATTTCTTGAGGGCCGGCGGCACGGTGATGCTGATGAGATCCCCGGAAGGGATAAAAGTCCCCCCCAAGCGAAGTATGGCCTTTTCGGTAAAGCAGCGAAGGTCTTCCAGTGTGAATTTCCCTTTGAGTTCCCGGTAAAATTCCAGGTTGAAGGCGTGCAGGTCCTGGGTGAGCTGTCGGAGTGCCTCGCTGGCTTCTTGGGCCTTTTTCATGGCCTCGGCAATCTCCAGTTCAGTCCTCTGGTAATTCCGATTGATGAGGGCTTCCTTGTAGAGATCGTTGTAGTTGGCGGACGAGCCCAAGTAGCCGAGAATCTCCGACCGGAAATCTTCTGAGACCTCCCCCGTCACCGGATCGGTCTTGCCGATGATCTGCGCGATTTCGAAGAGTTTTTCCTCTAAAATGGTGTAAACCTTCTCTTCAATCGTATCCTCGGCGACCAGGTTATAGACCTGAACCGTATCGGTCTGACCGTATCGGTGAATGCGGCCGATCCGCTGCTCCACCGCCATGGGATTCCACGGCAGGTCGTAGTTGAAGAGGATGCGGCAGACCTGGAGGTTGATCCCCTCGCCGCCTGCGGAAGTTGAAATGAGAAACTGCGCCCCGTTTTCATTCCAGAAGTTCTCGCAGGAGGCGATCTTATCCTCCAGTGGGCCGCCCTTCACAGCGACGATCTTTTCTGGCGGATAGTATTTCCCCAGCTCATC of Syntrophobacterales bacterium contains these proteins:
- a CDS encoding BrnT family toxin, whose protein sequence is MMVPHTDRGDRTRIISTRELTRKEREAYEN
- a CDS encoding 6-carboxytetrahydropterin synthase — its product is MTYRICKTIEIESGHMLTKHHDNCRYPHGHSRQVELILEADELDANDMVCDFSVLKIALKGFLDSFDHAMCMNTKDPLYETFKKAYGDRVIGFDDTDPTTEVIAGMIFAQAREGLEKYARKKRQPYFLAKGVRLVRVRVWETSTSWAEFEQ
- a CDS encoding 7-carboxy-7-deazaguanine synthase QueE is translated as MRISETFYSLQGEGILTGQPSVFIRTAGCNLHCRWCDSAYAAGQARGEERTIDCLVQEVCRYPTRFCVITGGEPMLAEGIHELTKRLVACGRHVTIETAATRAPDGIACSLASLSPKLSNSTPDVGVAEAVRIRQEAQRLQPDALRDWIDHYNYQLKFVVCSPADIDEILDLLEKLGRNIPPERVLLMPEGVEPASLTRAAENIIPACKEHGFRFCDRLQIRLYGNKRGT
- a CDS encoding type II toxin-antitoxin system RelE/ParE family toxin, giving the protein MVVEFLSVLDKQSEKQIFALFKHIGASGPPVNEEKFKHLEGKIYELKTRTGVRILSFFGKGQSLILTHGFSKPSQKKLKIEIGKAAEWEKAYQQSLKIQSKEKR
- the queC gene encoding 7-cyano-7-deazaguanine synthase QueC yields the protein MKKQKVVILVSGGMDSVTALYDASKKYRVICGMSFDYGAKHNAREITFAAFHCQKLRIPHFVIPLDFIGDLFTSDLLTSGGEIPEGHYEEATMKQTVVPFRNGIMMAIAAGYAESVGAEGIVIAAHQGDHAIYPDCREEFMASMGEAIRLGTYRQIEVIRPFIAMNKAQIAKRGEELRVDFSYTWSCYKGGDIHCGRCGTCVERREAFIIAGVKDLTVYAHEGPLPAKPGN
- a CDS encoding helix-turn-helix domain-containing protein → MGKSVSAKPKDSKQGKEVSAIMDTEKWFNEKLTALEDDPDFRLEEVILDLTEQISLRMKEKRMTRAKLAELLGVTPAAVTKLLNGNPNFTLKTLLKVADALDLKFNAFFSTVKSISKPVLVYPFREAVKIQNSIVPTANDDIYPSKEQPKIPLSWNSDDSTTIPRYGGFLSC
- a CDS encoding BrnT family toxin, which gives rise to MAKAKANIRKHRVAFSEATTVLRNKLSITIHDPDHSFD
- a CDS encoding enoyl-CoA hydratase/isomerase family protein, encoding MAKIVKELQGNIAILTLTNGVTNAINLELVEELSKNIQESSKEARGLLLCGGEKFFSIGFDLPALITMSRAELSDFFYKFNDLALALYTLPFPSVCALAGHAIAGGNILALVCDFRFACSEARKTGLNEIRLGLPVPYLADMILRQLVGDRAATEMLYGGEFISLTDAAEIGLIDETYPKERLKAAALEKIAGLATLDAHAFSAVKTNRTEGIKNNYEKNARVKNEFFIDCWFSEATRKTLLAAARKF